From Desulfovibrio desulfuricans, a single genomic window includes:
- a CDS encoding tetratricopeptide repeat protein, which produces MNTQLFAAAPRPHISARKGAIPQRCSRVGALLLIAGLLLPAQSSYGMSWNWAPIADTAATTVAGKQSKSSQPAGERLRLTLDSPGQVHRLLRTGNTLLLYLDDPSATLERSGAAPSAGALLDSIGLSNGQLRITLSPKAVNHVMRRSSPSELDIEIFAAGPQKGENSSRLDAAGVPVGNASADSEGQGASFAVNLPADAAVGFLQKAQKLLGDVQQGAAGLLDAGKAKLADLSLKFTSLGSTKTAEAAEVPQAAGSAGNRAVTLDGQSLMSRVNPGGPENWPDSKGLSTSIPSNVPVAAPATAATSAPAVPVAPASQPGTQPATQPVTRPAAQPAPAPQNGVQRAVPPAAQPQVQPAPQPVQQVVPQAIPQPALQPASQPAPQPAPQVKAAPAQQPAPAAASAPAPVAGQAKPNGAGGNVSGKVSDNVVGLPHAEEKGGHGAAVPKEEPRPVVYVDEQGNPVAKPADPEKMMDEAERLIKERKFVEALPQLEKLKEMPTISADMRLKTLYYISDCVWARYADNPLAGFEPIVSATSEAMNFDLRSPRVPEALLRLGLVNVNVGNLVDAGGYIVAMYRRYPDYPGVAQGFTALGKAQLKRRMDAQAEQSFAIVLDKYPESSFLQEASVGLAQALNNQRKYTNAQVILDFISKRWPRYYIEDPTFLFLQGANDEALDKPVAALTLYWLYYNLVPGQKGNDDLLLKMGDMYTRLGNKSGAEFLYSYLTRHFAGTHAANMASLRLAEGGIYDSPINYEAMTQVFARAASGNLPKVYANLAAASRTAPESVLARLKEAMWLYWSKRYTEAMGKAADFIDGYPENANVAQARDIIWLAFQKELANSMAEKNYGRILILWNGFPLVRERYGAIDPRMRYALAQGLLERGETEQALGMLAEFLKSPMDPQYGEATFTEFFNRYLQAGAWAKILDLGKLVATWPLNPQLRNQLDYAMALSAQNLNLNGAALAMWQKLAERQDIPLYQRAYATYFLARDAEQRKDIRNSYTLNRKVIDLFTQLQNERSDKADPQRIKDAILSLMDICEVGNRVPEALEWLARYNAFVPKESPEYPGLRFREARLYRKLGDATRAQALLEDIVRNYADSPFAKAATAELHTFEVSRDLQNYLPGGAGSQAAPAAKPAAP; this is translated from the coding sequence GTGAATACACAACTTTTCGCCGCCGCGCCACGGCCTCATATTTCTGCCCGCAAGGGTGCGATTCCCCAACGCTGCTCACGTGTTGGGGCTTTGCTGCTGATTGCGGGCCTTTTGCTGCCCGCGCAGTCTTCGTACGGCATGAGCTGGAACTGGGCGCCCATTGCAGATACTGCCGCAACCACGGTTGCCGGGAAACAGTCAAAAAGTTCACAGCCCGCCGGGGAAAGACTGCGCCTTACGCTCGACAGCCCCGGTCAGGTGCACAGGCTCTTGCGCACCGGCAATACCTTGCTCCTCTATCTTGACGATCCCTCCGCAACGCTTGAACGCAGCGGCGCAGCGCCTTCTGCGGGAGCGCTGCTCGACAGCATCGGGCTTTCCAACGGCCAGTTGCGCATCACGCTTTCTCCCAAGGCCGTGAACCACGTCATGCGCCGGTCTTCTCCCTCTGAACTGGATATAGAAATTTTTGCCGCCGGACCCCAGAAAGGGGAAAATTCCTCTCGTCTGGATGCGGCGGGTGTGCCTGTGGGCAATGCCTCTGCTGATTCAGAAGGGCAGGGCGCTTCTTTTGCCGTCAACCTGCCCGCAGATGCCGCAGTGGGCTTTTTGCAAAAGGCCCAAAAACTGCTGGGCGATGTGCAGCAGGGGGCAGCTGGTCTGCTTGACGCAGGTAAGGCAAAGCTGGCGGATTTGAGCCTGAAATTTACCTCCCTTGGCTCGACCAAGACAGCGGAAGCCGCCGAGGTGCCGCAAGCCGCAGGCAGTGCGGGCAACCGTGCCGTGACGCTGGACGGCCAGAGCCTCATGAGCCGGGTGAATCCCGGCGGGCCGGAAAACTGGCCTGACAGTAAGGGGCTTTCTACATCAATTCCCAGCAATGTTCCTGTTGCGGCTCCGGCCACAGCGGCAACGTCGGCACCAGCGGTTCCGGTTGCGCCTGCAAGCCAACCCGGAACTCAGCCTGCAACCCAGCCCGTCACAAGACCAGCGGCCCAGCCTGCGCCTGCTCCGCAAAATGGCGTCCAGCGCGCAGTACCGCCCGCCGCGCAGCCGCAAGTTCAGCCCGCTCCGCAGCCTGTCCAGCAGGTTGTGCCGCAGGCCATACCACAGCCTGCACTCCAACCAGCGTCACAACCCGCCCCGCAGCCTGCGCCGCAGGTAAAAGCAGCGCCAGCCCAACAGCCCGCGCCAGCCGCAGCTTCTGCGCCTGCGCCAGTGGCCGGTCAGGCAAAGCCGAACGGCGCGGGCGGCAATGTATCCGGCAAGGTTTCGGACAATGTGGTGGGCCTGCCGCATGCCGAAGAAAAAGGCGGACACGGGGCCGCTGTTCCCAAGGAAGAACCCCGGCCCGTGGTCTATGTGGACGAACAGGGCAATCCTGTTGCCAAGCCTGCTGACCCGGAAAAAATGATGGATGAGGCGGAGCGGCTCATCAAGGAACGCAAGTTCGTTGAGGCTTTGCCGCAGTTGGAAAAACTGAAGGAAATGCCCACCATCAGCGCCGATATGCGCCTGAAAACGCTGTATTACATCAGCGATTGCGTATGGGCCAGATATGCCGATAATCCACTGGCTGGCTTTGAGCCTATTGTTTCCGCCACCAGTGAAGCCATGAATTTTGACCTGCGTTCTCCCCGCGTGCCGGAGGCCCTTCTGCGCCTTGGGCTGGTTAACGTCAACGTGGGCAATCTGGTAGATGCCGGGGGCTACATTGTGGCCATGTATCGGCGCTATCCGGATTATCCCGGCGTGGCGCAGGGTTTTACGGCCCTTGGCAAGGCGCAGCTCAAGCGGCGCATGGATGCCCAGGCGGAACAGTCCTTTGCCATTGTGCTCGACAAGTACCCTGAATCCTCCTTTTTGCAGGAGGCGTCCGTGGGCCTTGCCCAGGCTTTGAACAACCAGCGCAAGTACACCAATGCGCAGGTTATCCTCGACTTTATAAGCAAGCGCTGGCCCCGCTATTATATTGAAGACCCCACATTCCTGTTTTTGCAGGGCGCCAATGATGAGGCTCTGGACAAACCCGTTGCGGCCTTGACCCTGTACTGGCTGTATTACAACCTCGTGCCCGGGCAGAAGGGCAATGACGACCTGCTCCTTAAAATGGGCGACATGTATACCCGGCTTGGCAACAAGAGCGGGGCCGAGTTTCTGTATTCCTACCTGACGCGGCATTTTGCGGGAACCCATGCGGCAAATATGGCAAGTCTGCGGCTGGCCGAAGGCGGCATTTACGATTCGCCCATCAATTATGAGGCCATGACCCAGGTTTTTGCCAGAGCCGCCAGCGGTAATCTGCCCAAGGTTTACGCCAACCTTGCGGCGGCCTCGCGCACTGCGCCGGAGTCTGTACTCGCGCGGCTCAAGGAGGCCATGTGGCTCTATTGGAGCAAGCGTTATACAGAGGCCATGGGCAAGGCCGCAGATTTTATTGACGGCTATCCTGAAAACGCCAACGTGGCGCAGGCCCGCGATATTATCTGGCTTGCTTTTCAGAAAGAGCTTGCCAATTCCATGGCTGAAAAAAACTATGGGCGTATTCTCATTTTGTGGAATGGCTTTCCCCTGGTGCGCGAGCGCTATGGGGCGATAGATCCGCGTATGCGTTATGCCTTGGCGCAGGGATTGCTTGAACGGGGTGAGACAGAACAGGCCCTTGGCATGCTTGCGGAATTTTTGAAGTCGCCCATGGACCCCCAGTATGGGGAAGCGACCTTTACGGAGTTTTTCAACCGCTATCTTCAGGCCGGTGCCTGGGCCAAGATTCTTGATCTTGGCAAACTGGTGGCCACATGGCCTCTGAACCCCCAGTTGCGCAACCAGCTTGATTACGCCATGGCGCTCTCGGCCCAGAATCTCAATCTGAACGGGGCTGCTCTCGCCATGTGGCAAAAGCTTGCCGAGCGGCAGGATATCCCGCTCTATCAGCGGGCCTACGCCACGTACTTTCTTGCCCGCGATGCCGAACAGCGCAAGGACATTCGCAACTCCTACACGCTGAACCGCAAGGTGATTGATCTCTTTACCCAGTTGCAGAACGAACGCTCCGACAAGGCCGACCCTCAGCGCATCAAGGATGCCATACTTTCACTCATGGATATCTGCGAAGTGGGCAATCGTGTGCCGGAAGCCCTGGAATGGCTTGCGCGTTACAATGCCTTTGTGCCCAAGGAGTCGCCGGAATATCCGGGCTTGCGTTTCCGCGAGGCCCGGCTGTATCGCAAGCTGGGCGATGCCACGCGGGCGCAAGCTTTGCTTGAGGATATTGTGCGCAACTATGCCGATTCTCCTTTTGCCAAGGCAGCCACGGCGGAACTGCACACCTTTGAGGTTTCGCGCGACCTGCAAAACTACCTGCCTGGCGGGGCCGGCAGTCAGGCCGCGCCTGCTGCCAAGCCTGCCGCTCCCTAG
- a CDS encoding DUF4851 domain-containing protein produces the protein MNRVLLCVTLGLLALMAGCTGALQRGMQNTAYVSTARPAISMKAVNMPLLTGGETSVSLDGAGVIGGLPLHAWVAVYGKGDPQSPLAIVGLAEVPRGWYWDSDGQRPFSVDKGVEIFNNDGFAASTYIVDSKKDAFSALAGLTDEAKPMRWLTRGFAARYNFNDTKVILEYREPLPENFAGQESLTESQTDQLRAFEQRASAAFAVASVSEHMTGITEGYAKNIRGQYLDHRFWGTASKYDTFVLK, from the coding sequence ATGAACAGAGTGCTTCTTTGTGTTACACTCGGCCTGCTTGCCTTGATGGCCGGATGCACCGGCGCATTGCAAAGGGGAATGCAGAACACGGCCTATGTTTCCACAGCCCGCCCGGCCATCAGCATGAAGGCGGTGAACATGCCCCTGCTTACCGGTGGCGAGACAAGCGTCAGCCTTGATGGAGCAGGCGTTATCGGCGGCTTGCCACTGCATGCGTGGGTTGCTGTTTACGGCAAGGGCGACCCCCAAAGTCCCCTGGCTATTGTGGGGCTGGCTGAGGTGCCGCGCGGCTGGTACTGGGACAGCGACGGCCAGCGCCCCTTTAGCGTTGATAAAGGGGTGGAGATCTTCAACAATGACGGCTTTGCGGCCAGCACCTATATTGTGGACAGCAAAAAGGATGCGTTTTCAGCCCTTGCAGGGCTGACGGACGAAGCAAAGCCCATGCGCTGGCTGACGCGCGGTTTTGCCGCCAGATACAATTTTAATGACACCAAGGTCATACTGGAATACAGAGAACCTCTGCCTGAAAATTTTGCCGGGCAGGAAAGCCTGACAGAAAGCCAGACAGACCAGCTTCGTGCCTTTGAGCAGCGCGCCAGCGCCGCCTTTGCCGTTGCTTCGGTATCTGAACATATGACTGGAATTACAGAAGGATATGCAAAGAACATTCGCGGGCAATATCTGGATCACCGCTTCTGGGGAACTGCATCAAAGTATGACACATTTGTCTTAAAGTAG
- the bioA gene encoding adenosylmethionine--8-amino-7-oxononanoate transaminase, translated as MQTAEEKIDPPLRGLFIAGSGTDVGKTVVTAALLRALLLAGINAQAVKPVQTGVAPEQANTATLADARVYAAAVEGMPQSAAMLPATALHCFSLPASPHLAAAREGAHLSCAGLRSDIICHSRASTADMLLLEGAGGLRVPLNEREDMLDLMASVGLPVLLVGGNYLGGLNHILLSMDALRHNGLQLAGVVLVPSADPAAGCPGVDVDAMLADNAAMLRERLAQHGQAAPLVELPRVAQLDAEGWQTLAQELEPLVRHLQTPLDAACDCGADVVRRDHQTIWHPYASAIQPPLLSTVARTRANRIVLADGRELVDGMSSWWAAVHGYNHPRLMEALHAQAGRMPHVMFGGLTHEPAVNLAERLLRLMPAGLERVFFADSGSVAVEVALKMALQYQQGRGQTGRSKFLTPRGGYHGDTFGAMSVCDPVTGMHSLFTAMLPQQIFMERPSCRFDQPFDPASLDDARRVFAERGHEIAAVILEPVVQGAGGMWFYHPEYLRGLAQLCREAGALLIFDEIATGFGRTGKMFAAEWAGVSPDILCCGKALTGGVLTLAATACTASVAQGICAGGNVFMHGPTFMANALACAVACASLDLLQEENWRQKVANLESALRSGLAPCAELQGVADVRVLGGIGVVETCEPVNTSALQEYFVRHGIWVRPFNRLVYLMPPYVTPAEDVARLCAVVASALESGAHLQG; from the coding sequence ATGCAAACTGCTGAGGAAAAGATTGACCCACCGCTAAGGGGCCTTTTTATAGCTGGCTCCGGCACAGATGTGGGCAAGACCGTGGTGACGGCGGCCCTGCTGCGGGCCTTGCTGCTGGCCGGGATCAACGCCCAGGCTGTAAAGCCTGTGCAGACAGGTGTTGCGCCGGAGCAGGCCAATACGGCCACTCTGGCCGATGCCCGCGTGTATGCCGCCGCCGTTGAGGGCATGCCGCAAAGCGCCGCCATGCTGCCTGCAACGGCCCTGCATTGCTTCAGCCTGCCCGCATCGCCTCATCTGGCCGCAGCCCGCGAAGGCGCACACCTGAGCTGCGCAGGACTGCGAAGTGACATCATTTGCCACAGCCGCGCCAGCACCGCTGATATGCTGCTGCTCGAGGGCGCTGGCGGTTTGCGGGTGCCGCTCAACGAGCGTGAGGACATGCTCGACCTCATGGCCTCGGTGGGCCTGCCCGTGCTGCTTGTGGGCGGCAATTATCTGGGTGGGCTGAACCACATTCTGCTTTCAATGGATGCATTGCGGCATAACGGTCTGCAACTGGCCGGAGTGGTGCTTGTTCCCTCCGCCGACCCGGCAGCGGGTTGCCCCGGCGTGGATGTGGACGCCATGCTGGCCGACAATGCCGCCATGCTGCGCGAGCGGCTGGCGCAACATGGCCAGGCTGCTCCCCTTGTGGAATTGCCGCGCGTGGCGCAACTGGATGCAGAGGGCTGGCAGACTCTGGCTCAGGAGCTTGAACCGCTGGTGCGGCATCTGCAAACCCCTCTGGATGCTGCTTGCGACTGCGGAGCGGATGTTGTGCGCCGCGATCACCAGACCATCTGGCACCCCTACGCCTCGGCCATACAGCCGCCTTTGCTCAGCACTGTAGCGCGCACCAGAGCCAACCGCATTGTGCTGGCAGACGGCAGGGAACTTGTGGACGGCATGTCGTCCTGGTGGGCAGCCGTGCACGGTTACAACCATCCGCGCCTTATGGAGGCCCTGCACGCACAGGCCGGGCGCATGCCCCACGTGATGTTTGGCGGCCTGACGCACGAACCGGCGGTCAATCTGGCCGAAAGGCTGTTGCGCCTCATGCCTGCGGGGCTTGAGCGCGTGTTTTTTGCCGATTCCGGTTCGGTGGCGGTGGAGGTGGCCCTGAAAATGGCTCTGCAATACCAGCAGGGCAGGGGCCAGACCGGGCGTAGCAAGTTTCTTACGCCGCGGGGCGGTTACCATGGGGATACCTTTGGCGCCATGTCGGTGTGCGACCCGGTTACGGGCATGCACAGCCTGTTTACGGCCATGCTGCCCCAACAGATATTTATGGAGCGGCCAAGTTGCCGCTTTGACCAGCCCTTTGACCCGGCGAGCCTTGACGATGCCCGGCGTGTTTTTGCCGAGCGCGGGCACGAGATTGCGGCGGTGATTCTTGAACCAGTGGTGCAGGGCGCTGGCGGCATGTGGTTTTACCACCCCGAATACCTGCGCGGGCTTGCGCAACTGTGCCGCGAGGCTGGCGCGCTGTTGATATTTGATGAAATCGCCACGGGCTTTGGCCGCACGGGCAAGATGTTTGCTGCGGAATGGGCCGGTGTTTCACCGGATATTCTGTGTTGCGGCAAGGCGCTCACGGGCGGGGTGCTCACCCTGGCTGCCACGGCTTGCACAGCCAGTGTGGCGCAGGGCATTTGCGCCGGGGGCAATGTGTTTATGCACGGCCCCACCTTTATGGCCAATGCGCTGGCCTGCGCCGTGGCCTGCGCCAGCCTTGACCTGTTGCAAGAGGAAAACTGGCGGCAGAAGGTCGCAAACCTTGAAAGCGCCCTGCGCTCAGGGCTTGCCCCCTGTGCTGAGCTTCAGGGCGTTGCCGATGTGCGCGTACTGGGCGGCATCGGCGTTGTGGAAACGTGTGAACCCGTCAATACATCAGCATTACAGGAATATTTTGTGCGGCACGGCATCTGGGTGCGGCCGTTTAACCGCCTTGTTTACCTCATGCCGCCGTATGTTACCCCGGCTGAGGATGTGGCGCGGCTCTGCGCTGTGGTGGCAAGCGCCTTGGAATCAGGAGCGCATCTGCAAGGATAA
- the bioB gene encoding biotin synthase BioB has protein sequence MTESQAAATPAEALALLSLPQEQLFARATALREAAFGRGIVLCAIINARSGNCSMDCRFCSQSRHNHTPIEVFPLLPDDELRERILHLAALPVARIGVVTSGSALSGSELQRLRTVISGLPDAVRPRVCASLGKLTAEDFALLSGAGLTRFHHNMETSQSYYSSVCTTQTWEQRRDTVLRASEAGLSVCSGGLFGLGESWQDRVDFAFSLKKMGVSHVPMNFLHPHPETPLAGQKPLTADEALTLIAVFRHILPKATLRICGGRPLVLGSRQNEIFAAGANALMTGDYLTTHGQSIAHDLEMIAAQGLEVRCDANC, from the coding sequence ATGACTGAATCACAGGCGGCTGCAACGCCCGCCGAAGCCCTCGCGCTTTTGTCCCTGCCGCAGGAACAGTTGTTTGCCAGGGCCACTGCGCTGCGCGAGGCGGCCTTTGGGCGCGGCATTGTTTTGTGCGCCATCATCAATGCAAGAAGCGGCAACTGCTCCATGGACTGCCGTTTCTGCTCCCAGAGCAGGCACAATCACACCCCTATTGAGGTTTTTCCTCTCTTGCCGGACGATGAACTGCGCGAGCGCATCCTGCACCTTGCAGCTCTGCCTGTGGCGCGCATTGGCGTTGTTACCAGCGGTTCGGCCCTGAGCGGCAGCGAATTGCAGCGCCTGCGCACTGTAATTTCCGGCCTGCCGGACGCCGTGCGCCCGCGCGTCTGCGCTTCGCTTGGCAAACTAACGGCTGAAGATTTTGCCCTTTTGTCTGGGGCCGGGCTTACCCGGTTTCACCATAATATGGAAACCTCGCAAAGCTACTACTCCAGCGTGTGCACTACGCAAACCTGGGAGCAGCGGCGCGACACTGTGCTGCGAGCCAGCGAGGCGGGCCTGAGCGTGTGTTCCGGCGGCCTGTTCGGCCTGGGTGAGAGCTGGCAAGACCGCGTGGACTTTGCCTTCAGTCTCAAAAAGATGGGTGTGAGCCATGTGCCCATGAATTTTCTGCATCCGCACCCGGAAACGCCTTTGGCAGGGCAGAAGCCCCTCACCGCTGATGAAGCGCTGACGCTCATTGCCGTGTTCCGGCACATTTTGCCCAAGGCCACCTTGCGCATCTGCGGGGGCAGGCCTCTTGTGCTGGGCAGCCGCCAGAATGAGATTTTCGCCGCCGGTGCCAATGCCCTCATGACGGGCGATTATCTTACAACCCACGGGCAGAGCATTGCGCATGATCTTGAAATGATCGCCGCGCAAGGGCTTGAGGTTCGCTGCGATGCAAACTGCTGA
- a CDS encoding MucR family transcriptional regulator has product MDDYLKEALEITRAQAGVRVMSEEEIAAFIQKVAQGIKAVAEGETPVELDSGEMAVEARKSVKEKSVTCLECGKSFKILTKRHLASHGMTSAEYREKWGFKKDAPLVCKALQRERRKKMKDMKLWEKRRKVQASPV; this is encoded by the coding sequence ATGGACGATTATCTGAAAGAGGCGCTGGAAATTACCAGAGCACAAGCTGGCGTTCGCGTTATGAGCGAAGAAGAAATAGCCGCCTTTATACAGAAAGTGGCGCAGGGCATCAAAGCAGTTGCTGAAGGCGAAACGCCTGTGGAACTGGACAGCGGCGAAATGGCCGTTGAAGCACGCAAGTCGGTCAAAGAAAAATCCGTCACCTGCCTTGAGTGTGGAAAGAGCTTTAAGATTCTTACCAAGCGTCATCTGGCCAGCCACGGCATGACCTCGGCTGAATACCGCGAAAAGTGGGGCTTCAAGAAAGACGCACCTCTGGTGTGTAAAGCCCTGCAGCGCGAACGCCGTAAAAAGATGAAAGACATGAAGCTGTGGGAAAAGCGCCGCAAGGTTCAAGCATCCCCGGTATAA